In a single window of the Flavivirga spongiicola genome:
- a CDS encoding BatA domain-containing protein — translation MQFKHPELLYALFLLLIPIIVHLFQLRKFQKVAFTNVAFLKEATLQTRKSSQIKKWLVLCTRLLLLAAIVFAFSQPFTSKSDVFKAKKETVIYLDNSFSLQAKGNQGVLLKRAVQDIISNVPESENISLITNDNTYKNTSIKAIKNDLLQLGYSSNKLTSEAALLKSNTMFSKQNSTSKNLVFISDFQQDTSPFNPKIDSLTNLHLVKLQPINTSNITIDSVYISKRTASAIELKVLIKNSGNTIENLPVSLFSDDNLIAKTSVAIENDAETTFSLSVNEVINGKVSIDDSNLQFDNSLFFNINNGSKANILSINAVNDSFLKRIYTDYEFNYTATLENQLDYNIVDQQHLIILNELDVIPNALIATLKQFTKQGGTLIVIPSKKINKQSYNQLLANYGSNFNDLLSAEKRITTINYAHPLYNNGVFEKQVSNFQYPKVKSFYSVSLNNTAVLQFEDSKPFLYQKNNAFIFTAALNGENSNFINSPLIVPTLYNIGKQSLKTPNLYYTIGQENTFDVDTQLQQDDILSLVNDNINIIPRQQYFNNKVVINTAKNPSIANIYTIKNKNESIKNISYNYNRNESNLTYRDLSPSKNITISDSITEIFNTLKSDTKVNALWKWFVIFALALLIIEMGILKYFK, via the coding sequence ATGCAGTTTAAACACCCAGAACTTCTTTACGCTTTATTTTTACTGCTTATCCCCATAATTGTTCACCTATTTCAATTACGCAAATTCCAAAAAGTGGCATTTACTAATGTGGCATTTTTAAAAGAAGCGACGCTACAAACCCGTAAAAGTTCACAAATAAAAAAATGGTTGGTTCTTTGTACAAGGTTATTACTTCTTGCTGCCATTGTTTTTGCATTTTCGCAACCTTTTACGTCCAAATCTGATGTATTTAAAGCTAAAAAAGAAACGGTTATTTATTTAGATAACTCGTTTAGTTTACAAGCAAAAGGAAATCAAGGAGTCCTTTTAAAGCGTGCTGTTCAGGATATTATTAGCAACGTACCTGAAAGTGAGAACATTTCATTAATTACTAATGATAATACTTATAAAAATACTTCTATAAAAGCTATTAAAAACGATTTATTACAATTAGGCTATTCATCTAACAAACTAACATCCGAGGCTGCTTTATTAAAAAGCAACACCATGTTCAGTAAACAAAATAGTACTTCAAAAAATCTGGTTTTTATTTCAGACTTTCAGCAAGACACCTCTCCTTTTAATCCAAAAATAGACTCGCTTACTAACCTTCATTTAGTAAAGCTACAGCCTATAAATACGAGTAATATTACTATTGATAGTGTTTATATTTCTAAAAGAACAGCATCGGCTATAGAATTAAAAGTACTTATAAAAAATAGCGGAAACACTATTGAAAATCTACCAGTTTCACTATTCAGTGATGACAACCTAATTGCTAAAACTTCGGTAGCTATTGAAAATGATGCCGAAACCACATTTTCGCTTTCTGTGAATGAAGTCATTAATGGAAAAGTATCGATTGACGACAGTAATTTACAGTTTGATAATAGTTTATTTTTCAATATTAACAATGGATCAAAAGCCAATATACTTTCCATAAATGCCGTAAATGATTCTTTTTTAAAGCGTATTTATACTGATTACGAATTCAATTATACAGCCACTTTAGAAAATCAATTAGATTATAATATTGTAGATCAACAGCATCTCATCATTTTAAATGAGTTAGATGTTATCCCTAATGCTTTAATAGCAACGTTAAAACAATTCACCAAACAAGGAGGGACATTAATTGTAATTCCTTCAAAAAAAATAAATAAACAATCTTATAATCAGTTGTTAGCCAATTACGGTTCTAATTTTAACGACTTACTTTCAGCCGAAAAACGTATCACGACCATTAATTATGCACATCCTTTGTATAATAATGGCGTATTTGAAAAACAAGTAAGTAATTTTCAATATCCAAAAGTGAAAAGCTTTTACAGTGTTTCATTAAATAATACTGCCGTTTTACAATTTGAAGACAGCAAACCATTTTTATATCAAAAAAATAATGCCTTTATATTTACAGCTGCTTTGAACGGCGAGAATTCAAATTTTATAAATTCACCGTTAATCGTCCCTACACTTTATAACATAGGAAAACAGAGTCTTAAAACGCCTAATCTGTATTATACTATTGGACAAGAAAATACTTTTGATGTTGATACACAATTGCAACAAGATGACATTTTATCGCTAGTTAATGACAATATTAATATCATCCCAAGGCAGCAATACTTTAACAATAAAGTGGTTATAAATACTGCTAAAAACCCGTCAATAGCTAACATTTATACGATAAAGAATAAAAATGAAAGCATTAAAAATATAAGCTATAATTATAATAGAAATGAAAGTAATTTAACTTATAGAGACCTTTCACCATCAAAAAACATAACGATTAGCGATTCAATTACCGAAATTTTCAACACCCTAAAAAGTGATACAAAAGTTAATGCCTTATGGAAATGGTTTGTTATTTTTGCACTAGCATTATTGATTATTGAAATGGGCATCTTAAAATACTTTAAATGA
- a CDS encoding dihydroorotase, with protein sequence MNILIKSATIIDPKSEFHNTTQDILIENGTISKIANSIKNKNNYQEIKLDNLYISQGWFDSSVCFGEPGFEERETIKNGLKTAAAAGFTAVALNANTNPVLDSNSDITFVNAKSHNNAVTLLPIGSLTIGSKGEDLAELYDMNSAGAVAFYDYKKPISNPNLMKIALQYASNFGGLVCSFPQENKISGHGVMNENITSTTLGLKGNPALAEDLQVARDLFLLEYTGGKLHIPTISTATSVALIREAKKKKLDVTCSVTIHNLYFTDAALTDFNTHFKVLPPLRTQEDVEALIEGVKDGTIDMVTSDHNPIDIEQKKVEFDHAEYGTIGLESTFGALQTIFTTKKTIDILTKGKARFALEQTPINIGNRVNMTLFNPDTKYSFSKSDIISKSKNTIFEGETLKGSVYGIISNNKISLNQ encoded by the coding sequence ATGAACATACTTATAAAATCTGCCACCATAATAGATCCTAAAAGTGAGTTTCATAACACAACTCAAGATATATTAATAGAAAATGGTACGATTTCAAAGATTGCTAATAGCATTAAAAACAAGAATAATTATCAAGAAATCAAGTTAGACAATCTGTATATTTCTCAAGGTTGGTTTGATAGTAGTGTATGTTTTGGAGAGCCTGGATTTGAAGAACGTGAAACCATAAAAAATGGGCTTAAAACTGCTGCTGCTGCTGGTTTTACTGCGGTAGCGTTAAATGCAAATACCAATCCTGTTTTAGATTCTAATTCTGATATTACTTTTGTTAATGCGAAATCACACAATAATGCCGTTACACTATTACCTATTGGATCACTCACTATAGGTAGCAAAGGTGAAGATTTAGCAGAACTTTACGATATGAACTCTGCAGGAGCTGTAGCTTTTTACGATTATAAAAAACCTATTTCCAACCCTAATCTTATGAAAATTGCTTTGCAATATGCGAGTAATTTTGGTGGATTAGTATGTTCTTTTCCACAAGAAAATAAAATTTCCGGACATGGTGTTATGAATGAAAACATTACGAGCACCACACTTGGTCTAAAGGGCAACCCCGCTTTAGCAGAAGATCTACAAGTAGCGCGCGACTTATTTTTATTAGAATATACAGGCGGAAAATTGCATATCCCGACTATTTCTACAGCAACTTCCGTAGCACTTATAAGAGAAGCAAAGAAAAAAAAGTTAGATGTTACCTGTAGTGTGACCATACATAATTTATATTTCACGGATGCGGCATTAACAGATTTTAATACGCATTTTAAAGTGTTACCGCCACTGCGTACCCAAGAGGATGTAGAGGCTTTAATTGAAGGGGTTAAAGATGGTACCATAGATATGGTAACAAGCGATCATAATCCTATTGATATTGAACAAAAAAAGGTAGAATTTGATCATGCCGAATATGGAACTATAGGGCTAGAAAGTACCTTTGGAGCTTTGCAAACTATTTTCACAACTAAGAAAACCATAGATATTTTAACCAAAGGGAAAGCTCGTTTTGCTTTAGAACAAACACCAATTAATATTGGTAATAGAGTTAATATGACACTTTTTAATCCAGACACTAAATATTCCTTTTCTAAAAGTGATATTATTTCAAAATCAAAAAACACCATTTTTGAAGGTGAAACTTTAAAAGGAAGTGTGTATGGTATTATCTCAAATAACAAAATTTCATTAAATCAATAA